The following nucleotide sequence is from Gammaproteobacteria bacterium.
ATGGACGGCGGCTTCGCCTTCACCGGGCTCCGGGCCGGGACCTACACGGTCACGATCAGCGACTTCCCGGAGGATGTCTCCTTCGAGACGGTGAGCGTCGAGGTCGAGGTCGAGGTAGGCGAGGTCGGCCAGGCCGACTTCACGGGCCATTATATCCGCACTTCGGCGGTCGAGGGCCAGGTGGTCATCGAGGGCGAGGGCCTTGCCGGCGTTACGGTGACGCTGATCGGCGGACCGGCCGACGAGAACTTCACCATGATGACCGATGCCGACGGCATGTACCGGTTCGAGGACCTGCGCCCCGGCGACTACACGGTCAGCATCTCCGACTTCGACACCCGCGACTACGAGTTCGCCGCCACGTCGCAGGACGTGAGCGTGGATCTCGACGAGACGGGAACGGTGTCGTTCACGGGCGTCCTGCTCCGCACCTCCGGCATCAGCGGCCGGGTGAGCGTCGAGGGCATGGGCCTCGGCGACATCGCGGTCACGCTGTCGGGCGCGGCCGACGCGAGCACGACCACCGACGCGGGCGGCCAGTACGCCTTCGCGGGTCTGGCGGCGGGCGACTACACGGTCTCGATCGCGGTCGAGAGCGACGCCTACGTGTTCGAGTCGATGAGCATGGACAGGGCGGTCGGCGACGACGAGTCGGCGATCGTGAACTTCGAGGGCGCGCATGCGCGCACCGCCAGCGTTGGCGGTCAGCTGTTCCTCGACGAGCTGGACAAGAACAACATGATGGATGCGGGCGAGCACCCGTTGCCGGCAGCTGGTGTTCCGGTGGCGCTGGTGGGCCCGGGGGTCAATGACCAGCGGCTGAGCGCGACGGGCCCGGATGGCTCGTTCGGTTTCTCGGATCTGCGCGCCGGCTCCTACCAGCTGGTTGTGCCGATCGACGCTACGGCCGCAGCCGCGCTCGCGGCCGCTGATGTCGCGTACGGCGGACCGGGGACGGGCTACGCCTTCGCTCTCGGAGTCGGCGAGGCCAAGTCGCAGGCCATTCCGTTCGACATCACGCACACGACGGTCAACTTCTCGGTGTCGCTGAAGAGCGGTGACGAGATGGGTGACGCGCTTCCCGGCGCCACGGTCACGCTCTACGGAACGGGTGACGCCAACGTCGGCAGCGGCATGACCGGCGACGACGGCTCGGTGGCGATCAAGGTCGCGCGAGACCGCACCAGCGGGAACATGGTCAACGCGGGCGTCTCTGCGGACGGCTACGATGTGGCCGACGGCATGACGGCTGTATCGTGGGATCCGCAGATGTTTGCGACTGCGGGCGCGAACGAGAACGACATCGTCAACCTGAACGTCGACGTGAGCATCAGCGGCGCGACGGTCATGACCGACTACGGTGGCGGCGAAGCGCTCGCCGGCTGGGAGATCGCCGTCATGATGGGCGATGCCGCGGTCGCCGGCGCGCCGACGATGCTGGGCGACGACGGCAGCGTGCCCTTCACGACCACCGTTGATTCGGTCCCGGCAAGCTTCACGTTCTCGGTCGCCGACAACCAGGACGACGATCTGGACGGCGGCGAGATGTACGAGGCGTCCGGCGGCGGATACACGCACAAGGGCCTCTCGGTGGCAGGCACCGTGGACGCCGATCCGATCGTGGTGAGCTACACGACGCAGACGCTGAAGGTCTACGTGCATCACGAGCAGGACCAGGTGATGGGCTACACGGGCAACGTCCTGGGCGGCGACAGAAGGATGGAGGACGAGCTGGTCGATATCGAGATCCGCCAGGTGAGCGGGAACGACGGCAGGCTCACCCGTCCCATCTCGCGCGACGACTGGGACGCCAGGGAGAACACGACCCACGACACGGGCGAATACACCTTCGCCCACCTGCCGGCGAACATGGACATCGTCGTTCGGGCGAACGCCAAGGACGGCTACAAGCTGCTGGATCTCGACCGGCTCGATACCTACCGCAACATGGAAGAGAACGGCGTGATGGGCGGTGCGTTCGGCGACATGGGCGGTTGGGGGCACACGGTGACGCTCTGTCCGCTGACCGAGGTCGAGCCCACGGGCCAAGACTTCGGCAAGTGCAGTTCGTTCGCCGTCGTCACCACGCACAATGTAAAGGCGAACGTGTCGAAGCAGGCAGTCCAGAAGCGGGGCACCACGTTCCGTGTGAACCACCACACCATCACGCGTCAATCGGGGATCGAAGTCAGCCTGACGCCGATCGAGGGCAAGAATCTTGCGGGTGACGGACGGTCCTTCACGACCGCGTCGAGCAACGACCCGACGACGGCGATCGACGAGCGCCGGGACCACAACTTCGGCACGATGGCTGCCGGCAGCTACGAACTCGGTCTTCCGGACGGATGGATGGGGATGGCGGGCGACATGAAGGCGGACGACGCGCTCAATCCGCTTGCAAGCGACCTCGACATCAAGGTCACGCCGTCGACCGCTACCCTCTACGGCTTCGTTCGGAGCACGGACGGCTTCGGCCTCGAGAATGTGACCGTGAGCGTGAACGGCGAATCGGCCACGACCGACAACCTGGGTCGCTTCATCGTGTCCGGCATCACCAACAACATGGAAGAGGATCAGCTCTTCGTGAATACCGCGAGGGCTGGATATCCAGAGACCAAGCCGGATTCAACCAACAACCCCAAGTACGACCCCACGCACAGCAGCTACGACGCCAACAGCACCCCCGTCCCGGGGTTCGCAGCGAACACGGTGGAGCGATACGACTTCACCCTCTATGGCTCGAACAACACCGTCACGATCAGCGGCACGGTCACGGAAAGCGGCACCGGCGCAGGGGTCAAGGGCGTGGAGATCCTGGTGGACAATGCTGACCCGCTCAACGCGACGGGATCAGGAGCCTCGAGGAAACTCGTGACGGATGACAACGGCGCCTACACGGCGGTTGTCCAAGCCCAGCCATTTGAGGACCCACTCGTCAACGTGAGTGCGAAACTGTCCGGCTGGCACTTCCTGCCCGAGAGCTTCCCCGTTCCCGCCATCGCCGGGTCGAGCGGGACCGCCAACTTCGAAGGCCGCAGGGCCGCCGTGATTACCGGCATGGTCACTGCTCCGGGTGGCGGACCCATGGCCGACGTAAGGGTCACGGCGTGGGACCACGCGACCAGCAGGACAAGCGCAGATTCCATTCATGCCGTGGTAACCACGGGGACCGGGACCTTCAGCGTCCAGGTGCCCACCCTTAGCGGCACCGTCTGGCTCGACGCCAAGCCTCGGGACATCACTCACAGTGATGTCGGCGCTACTTATTCGAGGCTGATGGACGCGCAGAGGTACGTCTGGTTCGATGCTCCGGATACCAGAGCCGGTGGTGCGATCGCCGTCATCCCCGGCCAGCCGTTGATGTTCGGCACGTTCACCGGAAACAGCGTCCAGCCTCGAGTCACAGCCAAGCGGTTGATGGCAAGAGAGACGACCGGGACGGTCGCAGGCGGAGACTTCGTGTTCAGAGGCGACTATACGGCCGATGTCGAAGTGACGTGGGAATACGAAGCGGCTAGTACTACCACCGGTGAAGTGTTCTCCGTGGCCGTCGACGCCACGCCCATCATCGAAACCAGGGTCGGAACCGCCGCCTTTAGCGTGTCCGGTGCCAGCGCGGCCAGCGCCGTAGATGCGACTCTGAAGTCGGGGACCACCAAGACCTACACGCGGAAGGACACGATTTCGATCAGCACCGCTGGCAGCGATCACTACGGTGAGTTCGACGTTCAGGTCAGCCACCCCGCGGGAGATGGAAGCGACGGTACCGCTTTCACCGACCCGCCCGCCTCCGACGCTACG
It contains:
- a CDS encoding carboxypeptidase-like regulatory domain-containing protein; protein product: MALAFTACDEGTPPPVEPPPPPTPVGTISGSVTIEGTAAAGITATLSSGATQTTGAGGNFAFAGVEAGTYTVTISGFPEDATFAQVTQSATIASDGQNVQLNFAGEYIRSSAVVGSVVAADAMMSGGDGQPETLAGVTVTLGGEHAMGEIMETGMDGGFAFTGLRAGTYTVTISDFPEDVSFETVSVEVEVEVGEVGQADFTGHYIRTSAVEGQVVIEGEGLAGVTVTLIGGPADENFTMMTDADGMYRFEDLRPGDYTVSISDFDTRDYEFAATSQDVSVDLDETGTVSFTGVLLRTSGISGRVSVEGMGLGDIAVTLSGAADASTTTDAGGQYAFAGLAAGDYTVSIAVESDAYVFESMSMDRAVGDDESAIVNFEGAHARTASVGGQLFLDELDKNNMMDAGEHPLPAAGVPVALVGPGVNDQRLSATGPDGSFGFSDLRAGSYQLVVPIDATAAAALAAADVAYGGPGTGYAFALGVGEAKSQAIPFDITHTTVNFSVSLKSGDEMGDALPGATVTLYGTGDANVGSGMTGDDGSVAIKVARDRTSGNMVNAGVSADGYDVADGMTAVSWDPQMFATAGANENDIVNLNVDVSISGATVMTDYGGGEALAGWEIAVMMGDAAVAGAPTMLGDDGSVPFTTTVDSVPASFTFSVADNQDDDLDGGEMYEASGGGYTHKGLSVAGTVDADPIVVSYTTQTLKVYVHHEQDQVMGYTGNVLGGDRRMEDELVDIEIRQVSGNDGRLTRPISRDDWDARENTTHDTGEYTFAHLPANMDIVVRANAKDGYKLLDLDRLDTYRNMEENGVMGGAFGDMGGWGHTVTLCPLTEVEPTGQDFGKCSSFAVVTTHNVKANVSKQAVQKRGTTFRVNHHTITRQSGIEVSLTPIEGKNLAGDGRSFTTASSNDPTTAIDERRDHNFGTMAAGSYELGLPDGWMGMAGDMKADDALNPLASDLDIKVTPSTATLYGFVRSTDGFGLENVTVSVNGESATTDNLGRFIVSGITNNMEEDQLFVNTARAGYPETKPDSTNNPKYDPTHSSYDANSTPVPGFAANTVERYDFTLYGSNNTVTISGTVTESGTGAGVKGVEILVDNADPLNATGSGASRKLVTDDNGAYTAVVQAQPFEDPLVNVSAKLSGWHFLPESFPVPAIAGSSGTANFEGRRAAVITGMVTAPGGGPMADVRVTAWDHATSRTSADSIHAVVTTGTGTFSVQVPTLSGTVWLDAKPRDITHSDVGATYSRLMDAQRYVWFDAPDTRAGGAIAVIPGQPLMFGTFTGNSVQPRVTAKRLMARETTGTVAGGDFVFRGDYTADVEVTWEYEAASTTTGEVFSVAVDATPIIETRVGTAAFSVSGASAASAVDATLKSGTTKTYTRKDTISISTAGSDHYGEFDVQVSHPAGDGSDGTAFTDPPASDATVDAVDTNVRSVSAERDGDDPKASWTATASPGLTQRIVLLVEVATTGEREWLIVPADPAGDASHGVITREDDRTSDWGDWTWELDISATLGSPWTHVDISTSTFVVTEAMLKKPLMLRVESQADGGDWVIQESAAKSIP